In the Variovorax sp. S12S4 genome, one interval contains:
- a CDS encoding glycerol-3-phosphate dehydrogenase/oxidase, translated as MSAWQLPFVRPASLAGRHFSTVIVGAGINGVGVFRDLSLQRVDCLIVDKGDFGAGASSAPSRMIHGGLRYLESGSFSLVAEATRERNLLLRNAPHLVRPLKTVVPLANFFGGLMSSALKFFGHTPPQRTRGLLAVALGLRLYDLLGRRQRVMPGHRISRVPSADRGLFRAAIRWTATFFDAWISHPEWLILELIGDACRDQPRSAAANYCRVMGCAGNILTLRDEITGALVRVTADTVVNATGAWLDRSAAVLGGAGPRVMGTKGSHLVLDHPALRDALDGRMAYFEAVDGRVCIVYPFLDRVLVGSTDIPVEDPDQIVTEPAEVDYLIDVLREVFPNMAFGRGDVVYTYVGVRPLARSDADKPGQISRDHSVVVDPPNATRDIAIVGLVGGKWTTFRSLAEEATNEVLQLLGRSRTASTELLPIGGGAELPADAAATDRFIEKMMAASGMGRTRALNLLARYGSKALPLAQRLAASGDVPLAHAPDYSAAELSYLCLETGVVHLDDLVIRRTLLAIRGLVTDAALAEIAGVAAEALGWDAVHAHNELCACTTALRERHNVRLHAVPAGEQPSFDASLMANPVLGQA; from the coding sequence ATGAGCGCCTGGCAATTGCCCTTCGTGCGCCCGGCCTCGCTGGCGGGGCGGCATTTTTCCACCGTGATCGTGGGCGCCGGCATCAACGGCGTTGGCGTGTTCCGCGACCTTTCGCTGCAGCGCGTCGATTGCCTGATCGTCGACAAGGGCGACTTTGGCGCCGGCGCCAGCAGCGCGCCTTCGCGCATGATCCACGGCGGCCTGCGCTACCTGGAGAGCGGCAGCTTCTCGCTGGTGGCCGAGGCCACGCGCGAGCGCAACCTGCTGCTGCGCAATGCGCCGCACCTGGTGCGGCCGCTCAAGACGGTGGTGCCGCTTGCCAACTTCTTCGGCGGGCTGATGAGCAGCGCGCTCAAGTTCTTCGGCCATACGCCGCCGCAGCGCACGCGCGGCCTGCTGGCGGTGGCACTGGGCCTGCGGCTTTATGACCTGCTGGGGCGGCGCCAGCGCGTGATGCCGGGGCACCGCATCAGCCGCGTGCCTTCGGCAGACCGCGGCTTGTTCCGCGCGGCCATCCGCTGGACCGCCACCTTCTTCGATGCGTGGATCAGCCATCCCGAATGGCTCATCCTTGAGCTCATCGGCGATGCCTGCCGCGACCAGCCGCGTTCCGCGGCCGCGAACTACTGCCGCGTGATGGGCTGTGCGGGCAACATCCTCACGCTGCGCGACGAGATCACCGGCGCACTCGTGCGCGTGACGGCCGATACCGTGGTGAACGCCACCGGTGCATGGCTCGACCGCAGCGCGGCGGTGCTCGGCGGTGCCGGCCCGCGCGTGATGGGCACCAAGGGCTCGCACCTGGTGCTCGACCACCCCGCGCTGCGCGACGCGCTCGATGGCCGCATGGCCTACTTCGAGGCGGTGGATGGGCGCGTGTGCATCGTCTACCCGTTCCTGGACCGCGTGCTGGTGGGCTCCACCGACATCCCGGTGGAAGACCCGGACCAGATCGTCACCGAGCCGGCGGAGGTCGACTACCTGATCGATGTGCTGCGCGAGGTGTTCCCCAACATGGCCTTCGGCCGCGGCGACGTGGTCTACACCTACGTGGGCGTGCGGCCGCTTGCGCGCTCCGATGCGGACAAGCCGGGCCAGATTTCGCGCGACCATTCTGTCGTGGTCGATCCGCCGAATGCGACGCGCGACATTGCCATCGTCGGCCTGGTCGGCGGCAAGTGGACCACCTTTCGCTCGCTGGCCGAAGAAGCCACCAACGAAGTGCTGCAGCTGCTCGGCCGCTCGCGTACCGCATCGACCGAGCTGCTGCCCATTGGCGGCGGTGCGGAACTGCCCGCCGATGCAGCGGCGACCGACCGTTTCATCGAGAAGATGATGGCGGCCTCCGGCATGGGCCGCACGCGCGCGCTGAACCTGCTGGCACGCTACGGCTCCAAGGCGCTGCCGCTGGCGCAGCGCCTTGCGGCGTCGGGTGATGTGCCGCTCGCGCATGCGCCGGATTATTCGGCGGCCGAGCTGTCGTACCTGTGCCTTGAAACCGGCGTGGTGCACCTGGACGATCTCGTGATTCGCCGCACGCTGCTGGCCATTCGCGGCCTGGTCACCGACGCAGCCTTGGCCGAGATTGCGGGCGTTGCGGCCGAGGCGCTGGGCTGGGACGCCGTGCATGCCCATAACGAGCTGTGCGCCTGCACCACGGCGCTGCGCGAGCGGCACAACGTACGCCTTCATGCCGTGCCGGCAGGCGAACAACCTTCTTTCGATGCATCATTGATGGCCAACCCAGTGCTTGGCCAAGCCTAA
- a CDS encoding class I fructose-bisphosphate aldolase, with protein sequence MSRDKTARLNRLLTNGRCLDIALDHGVCNEPSFLDGLEDMPQVMDKLLAAGPDAIQLNYGQSDLLQDRPGRNKPALVMRIDMGNPYNATLHRVMWAQLQNEHDPVLPAVQRDAACVVVNLFMLPNEPDLFRQCVQNIARVRADCDRYGMPLMIEPLVMQSPTPGSRYQVDGDAEKIVTLVRLAREMGADIVKADPTSDPADFHRVVQAARCPVLVRGGGREDLQQVFARSRALLDQGAVGMVYGRNVYQHANPSAVVSALMAMIHRGASAKEAWALYESSGAK encoded by the coding sequence ATGTCGAGAGACAAGACAGCGCGGCTCAACCGGCTGCTGACCAATGGCCGCTGCCTGGACATAGCCCTGGACCACGGCGTGTGCAACGAGCCTTCGTTCCTCGACGGCCTGGAGGACATGCCCCAGGTCATGGACAAGCTCCTGGCCGCCGGGCCCGACGCGATCCAACTCAACTACGGACAGTCCGACCTGCTGCAGGACCGCCCGGGCCGCAACAAGCCCGCGCTGGTGATGCGCATCGACATGGGCAACCCCTACAACGCCACGCTGCACCGCGTGATGTGGGCCCAGTTGCAGAACGAGCATGACCCGGTGCTGCCGGCTGTGCAGCGCGATGCGGCCTGCGTGGTGGTCAACCTCTTCATGCTGCCGAACGAGCCCGACCTGTTTCGCCAGTGCGTGCAGAACATCGCACGCGTGCGCGCCGACTGCGACCGCTACGGCATGCCGCTGATGATCGAGCCGCTGGTGATGCAGTCGCCCACGCCGGGCAGCCGCTACCAGGTCGACGGCGACGCCGAGAAGATCGTCACGCTGGTGCGCCTTGCGCGCGAGATGGGCGCCGACATCGTCAAGGCCGACCCGACCAGCGACCCCGCCGATTTCCACCGCGTGGTGCAGGCGGCGCGTTGCCCCGTGCTCGTGCGCGGCGGTGGGCGCGAAGACCTGCAGCAGGTGTTTGCGCGCTCGCGCGCACTGCTCGACCAGGGCGCCGTCGGCATGGTGTACGGGCGCAATGTGTACCAGCACGCCAACCCCTCGGCGGTGGTGAGTGCGCTGATGGCCATGATCCACCGCGGCGCCAGCGCCAAGGAGGCGTGGGCCCTCTACGAATCGAGCGGCGCCAAGTAA
- a CDS encoding sugar ABC transporter ATP-binding protein, with amino-acid sequence MTTLLELRGISKRFGASRALSGVDFSLHAGEIHALCGENGAGKSTLMNIIDGIHRPDEGDIILNGQKVFIDGPAHAMRLGIGLVHQEIALCGDATVAENIFMPEINAGKQAWMNYASLNARAAEVLARLGQDIDPAAPVSELSISSQQLVEIAKALTLDCKVLILDEPTAALTDNESAALFRVLHDLKAQGIGIIYISHRMAEIFTHCDRVTVLRDGRNVHCGPLAGLTADELVRRMVGRELGNYYPPKQAGAEPSGPVLEVAGIADGERVHGVSFALKRGEILGIAGLMGAGRSELAETLCGLRAATQGTVRLNGKALSIRKYNDALREGIAYLSEDRKAAGVYLDLPIAQNISSMALRRVSSAWGLLQRSAEHRLARELGAKLNLKSDGVAIEVSSLSGGNQQKVAIAKLLATNPSVLLMDEPTRGVDVGAKSEIHHILRELANQGVGVIVISSELPEIIGLCDRALVIRDGRLAGELNSNEMTEEALLRLASGLCEQEMA; translated from the coding sequence GTGACCACGTTGCTCGAACTGCGCGGCATCAGCAAGCGCTTCGGCGCTTCGCGCGCGCTCTCGGGCGTGGACTTCTCGCTGCACGCGGGCGAGATCCACGCCCTGTGCGGCGAAAACGGCGCGGGCAAGTCGACGCTGATGAACATCATCGACGGCATCCACCGGCCCGACGAAGGCGACATCATCCTCAACGGCCAGAAGGTGTTCATCGACGGCCCGGCGCATGCCATGCGCCTGGGCATCGGCCTGGTGCACCAGGAGATCGCGCTGTGCGGCGACGCCACGGTGGCCGAGAACATCTTCATGCCCGAGATCAACGCGGGCAAGCAGGCGTGGATGAACTACGCCAGCCTGAACGCGCGCGCCGCCGAAGTGCTGGCGCGGCTCGGGCAAGACATCGACCCCGCCGCGCCCGTGAGCGAACTCAGCATTTCGAGCCAGCAGTTGGTGGAGATTGCCAAGGCGCTCACGCTCGACTGCAAGGTGCTGATCCTCGACGAGCCCACGGCCGCGCTCACCGACAACGAATCGGCCGCGCTCTTTCGCGTGCTGCACGACCTGAAGGCGCAGGGCATCGGCATCATCTACATCAGCCACCGCATGGCTGAAATATTCACGCACTGCGACCGCGTCACGGTGCTGCGCGACGGGCGCAACGTGCATTGCGGGCCGCTGGCCGGGCTGACGGCCGACGAACTGGTGCGCCGCATGGTCGGCCGCGAGCTCGGCAACTACTACCCGCCCAAGCAAGCCGGCGCCGAGCCCTCAGGCCCGGTGCTCGAAGTGGCCGGCATTGCCGACGGCGAGCGCGTGCACGGCGTTTCGTTTGCGCTGAAGCGCGGCGAGATCCTCGGCATTGCGGGACTGATGGGCGCCGGCCGGAGCGAACTGGCCGAAACGCTGTGCGGCCTGCGCGCCGCCACGCAAGGCACGGTGCGCCTGAACGGCAAGGCGCTTTCCATCCGCAAGTACAACGACGCGCTGCGCGAAGGCATTGCCTACCTCAGCGAAGACCGCAAGGCCGCGGGCGTGTACCTTGACCTGCCGATTGCGCAGAACATCTCCTCGATGGCGCTGCGGCGCGTGAGCTCCGCCTGGGGCCTCTTGCAGCGTTCGGCCGAACACCGCCTGGCACGCGAACTGGGCGCCAAGCTCAATCTCAAGTCGGACGGCGTGGCTATCGAGGTGTCGAGCCTGTCGGGCGGCAACCAGCAGAAGGTGGCCATTGCCAAGCTGCTGGCCACCAACCCTTCGGTGCTGCTGATGGACGAGCCCACGCGCGGGGTGGACGTGGGCGCCAAGTCCGAGATCCACCACATCCTGCGCGAGCTCGCGAACCAAGGCGTGGGCGTGATCGTGATCTCTTCGGAGCTGCCCGAGATCATCGGCCTGTGCGACCGGGCGCTGGTGATCCGCGACGGGCGGCTGGCCGGTGAATTGAATTCCAACGAAATGACGGAGGAAGCCCTGCTGCGGCTCGCCTCCGGACTCTGCGAACAGGAGATGGCATGA
- a CDS encoding ABC transporter permease yields the protein MNYPAQLDAGIAPRQSGGGPAKPANKLTSMREMGLLLIIAVLCVAMSFASPYFLTWENVRAMLLSFSIEGIVVVGMTILLIVGGIDLSVGSVVCFAMVVTGKLFLMGVDPWIASLVAIGASGLIGAMIGGCVTRIGLNHFIASLAFMVIVRGLCLALTQGTPQSLFSLPAEFKFIGQGTLFGVPAVILIFIAIVVVSDFVLRRSTLLRRVFYTGSNEKAALYSGIRVGRVKFWVTVLCAASAGLAGVIYTARFGAATPTFGVGMELNVIAAAVIGGASLKGGSGTVLGAVLGLALLSVVTSSLILLDVSPYWQDVIKGLILLAAVTIDHLLNTRKKTR from the coding sequence ATGAACTATCCGGCACAACTCGATGCGGGCATTGCGCCCAGGCAGTCAGGAGGCGGGCCCGCAAAACCCGCCAACAAACTCACGAGCATGCGCGAGATGGGCCTGCTGCTGATCATTGCGGTGCTGTGCGTGGCAATGAGCTTCGCGTCCCCCTACTTCCTTACCTGGGAGAACGTGCGCGCGATGCTGCTGTCGTTCTCCATCGAGGGCATCGTGGTGGTCGGCATGACCATTCTGCTGATCGTCGGGGGCATCGATCTTTCGGTGGGCTCGGTGGTCTGCTTTGCGATGGTGGTCACGGGCAAGCTCTTTTTGATGGGCGTGGACCCGTGGATTGCGAGCCTGGTGGCCATCGGCGCGAGCGGGCTCATCGGCGCAATGATCGGCGGCTGCGTCACGCGCATCGGGCTCAACCACTTCATTGCATCGCTGGCCTTCATGGTGATCGTGCGCGGCCTGTGCCTTGCGCTCACGCAGGGCACGCCGCAGTCGCTGTTCTCGCTGCCGGCCGAGTTCAAGTTCATCGGGCAGGGCACGCTGTTCGGCGTTCCCGCGGTCATCCTGATCTTCATTGCCATCGTCGTCGTGAGCGACTTCGTGCTGCGCCGTTCGACCCTGCTGCGCCGCGTGTTCTACACCGGCAGCAACGAGAAGGCGGCGCTGTACTCGGGCATTCGCGTGGGCCGCGTGAAGTTCTGGGTCACGGTGCTGTGCGCCGCGTCGGCGGGCCTTGCGGGCGTGATCTACACGGCGCGCTTCGGCGCGGCCACGCCCACCTTCGGCGTGGGCATGGAGCTCAACGTGATTGCCGCCGCGGTGATCGGCGGGGCCAGCCTCAAGGGCGGCTCGGGCACGGTGCTGGGCGCGGTGCTGGGCCTGGCGCTGCTGTCGGTGGTGACCAGCTCGCTGATCCTGCTGGACGTTTCGCCTTACTGGCAGGACGTGATCAAGGGCCTGATCCTGCTCGCGGCCGTGACCATCGACCACCTCCTGAACACGAGAAAGAAGACCAGATGA
- a CDS encoding FGGY family carbohydrate kinase, translated as MKPNILIGVDMGSSSLKALALEAASGRTVALSRMPLPHDRLAGGGCEVGAPAIRAALTHVLRDVAQQLGPRMAEIRAMACTGHGAGLYALDADGQLVGGRAVASTDQRADARARALAASRGAQLFEDVGCSPWPGQPTVIAAELLGADAVQRGELRRLLFAKDYLGFLLTGEIATDASDASTAGLVSLATGNWSQAAFDASGIAELGAHAFGPIVPSGTVIGKLGPSEAALCGLPAGIPVAMGAIDLLASMTAIGAEARGRAVSVFGTWCVNAVIGPVLEPKPSVAAIVNFGRTDERLYMENSPSSMANIAWLAGVLALPDSRAVVDLAMTVPLGAGGLRFLPFVNGGGGVTAGFVGLKSHHTRAEMARAVVDSVAALHARHTARLAAAGLAVGETTVLGGGASDARLVRLLASFLGRPVERCADDETGARGAAIYAAMSQGLDDAAQGSPLLAPCEVVEPEARDASAHADFNAGFNELIDSMSPVFTHIAGGAK; from the coding sequence ATGAAGCCAAACATATTGATCGGCGTCGACATGGGCTCGAGCAGCCTGAAGGCGCTGGCCCTCGAAGCTGCGAGCGGCCGCACCGTTGCGTTGTCCCGCATGCCCTTGCCGCACGACCGGCTGGCCGGCGGCGGCTGCGAGGTGGGCGCACCTGCCATCCGCGCCGCGCTGACGCATGTGCTGCGCGATGTTGCCCAACAGCTCGGCCCGCGCATGGCCGAGATTCGCGCCATGGCCTGCACCGGCCACGGCGCCGGCCTCTATGCACTCGATGCCGACGGCCAGCTCGTCGGCGGACGTGCCGTCGCCTCCACCGACCAGCGTGCCGATGCGCGTGCGCGCGCCCTCGCGGCAAGCCGCGGTGCGCAACTGTTCGAGGACGTGGGCTGCAGCCCCTGGCCCGGGCAGCCGACGGTAATCGCCGCCGAGTTGCTGGGCGCCGATGCCGTGCAGCGCGGTGAGCTGCGCCGCTTGCTGTTCGCCAAGGACTACCTCGGCTTTTTGCTCACCGGCGAGATTGCCACTGACGCGAGCGATGCAAGCACTGCCGGGCTGGTGTCGCTCGCCACCGGCAACTGGTCGCAGGCGGCCTTCGATGCATCGGGCATTGCGGAGCTTGGCGCACATGCCTTCGGCCCCATCGTGCCGAGCGGCACTGTCATCGGAAAACTGGGGCCTTCGGAGGCGGCGCTGTGCGGGTTGCCGGCGGGCATTCCGGTGGCGATGGGCGCCATCGACCTGCTCGCCTCCATGACGGCGATTGGCGCGGAAGCGCGCGGCCGTGCGGTATCGGTGTTCGGCACCTGGTGCGTCAATGCCGTCATCGGGCCGGTGCTGGAGCCGAAGCCTTCCGTCGCCGCCATCGTGAATTTCGGCCGCACCGACGAGCGGCTCTACATGGAGAACAGCCCCTCGTCGATGGCCAACATCGCTTGGCTGGCCGGCGTGCTCGCACTGCCCGATTCGCGCGCGGTGGTCGACCTGGCCATGACGGTGCCGCTGGGCGCTGGCGGCCTGCGCTTTCTTCCTTTCGTCAATGGCGGAGGCGGCGTGACCGCCGGCTTCGTGGGCCTCAAGAGCCACCACACACGCGCGGAGATGGCGCGGGCCGTGGTCGATTCCGTTGCGGCCCTGCATGCGCGGCACACGGCGCGCCTTGCCGCGGCCGGCCTCGCGGTTGGCGAAACGACGGTACTCGGCGGCGGCGCGAGCGATGCGCGCCTGGTGCGCCTGCTGGCATCTTTTCTTGGCCGCCCCGTCGAGCGCTGTGCCGACGACGAGACCGGCGCGCGCGGCGCCGCAATCTACGCCGCCATGTCGCAAGGCCTCGACGACGCGGCCCAGGGCAGCCCATTGCTCGCGCCCTGCGAAGTGGTCGAACCCGAGGCACGGGACGCCAGCGCCCACGCGGATTTCAACGCCGGTTTCAACGAACTGATTGACAGCATGTCACCTGTATTCACCCACATCGCGGGCGGCGCCAAATGA
- a CDS encoding aldo/keto reductase yields MKKTTLGPSGIECSAIGLGTWAMGGWMWGGGDNAAAVVAIQASLDAGVNLIDTAPAYGLGRSESIVGTALKGRRHEAVIATKCGLVWHTQKGTHFFEEDGHPVYRYLGRDSIFHECEQSLKRLQTDYIDLYITHWQDSTTPVAETMDALLDLKKQGKIRAIGVSNVSPETLAEYLRHGPVDAAQERYSLIDREIETTLAPLCSEHNVAVLGYSSLALGLLAGPIDPAREFKGDDQRASNPRFSEANRSRLKVFFEELDPLRAQLGCSFGQLMIAWTIARGTVSVALCGARVRQQAIENAGAGAVELGDDALRQIDAAAKRHLGALA; encoded by the coding sequence ATGAAGAAGACCACACTGGGTCCATCGGGCATCGAATGCTCGGCCATCGGCCTGGGCACCTGGGCCATGGGCGGGTGGATGTGGGGCGGCGGGGACAACGCGGCCGCCGTGGTGGCCATCCAGGCCTCGCTGGACGCAGGCGTGAACCTGATCGACACCGCGCCGGCCTACGGCCTGGGGCGTTCCGAAAGCATCGTGGGCACCGCGCTCAAGGGGCGGCGCCACGAGGCCGTGATCGCGACCAAGTGCGGCCTCGTGTGGCACACGCAGAAGGGCACGCATTTCTTCGAGGAAGACGGTCACCCGGTGTACCGCTATCTCGGCCGCGATTCGATCTTTCATGAATGCGAACAGAGCCTGAAGCGCCTGCAGACCGACTACATCGACCTCTACATCACGCACTGGCAGGACAGCACCACGCCCGTGGCCGAAACCATGGATGCGCTGCTCGACCTGAAGAAGCAGGGAAAGATCCGCGCCATCGGCGTGAGCAACGTGAGCCCCGAGACGCTCGCCGAGTACCTGCGCCATGGCCCGGTCGATGCGGCGCAGGAGCGCTACAGCCTGATCGACCGCGAGATCGAAACCACGCTCGCGCCCTTGTGCAGCGAGCACAACGTGGCGGTTCTGGGCTACTCGTCGCTCGCGCTCGGCCTGCTTGCCGGCCCGATCGATCCGGCGCGCGAGTTCAAGGGCGACGACCAGCGTGCAAGCAATCCTCGCTTCAGCGAAGCCAACCGCTCCAGGCTCAAGGTCTTCTTCGAAGAGCTCGACCCGCTGCGCGCGCAACTGGGCTGTTCATTCGGCCAATTGATGATCGCCTGGACCATTGCACGAGGCACCGTGTCCGTGGCGCTGTGCGGTGCGCGCGTGCGCCAGCAGGCCATCGAGAACGCCGGTGCCGGCGCGGTCGAGCTGGGCGACGACGCGCTGCGGCAGATCGATGCCGCGGCCAAGCGACACCTCGGCGCACTCGCCTGA
- a CDS encoding substrate-binding domain-containing protein, translated as MRRNFLKSAAAAGIGLAGTSAFAQSTPTAAATGLRGNASDVYVMNVMVSGVEYWFPVYEMMKQLGRTLGVRTRYTGTPEYDVNKQLASFEQELARKPAGILLHPMNPDPFIEPINRAVAMGIPVVTFAADSPNSKRASFVTSDNDREGTQAADAIAAALGGKGEYAVLENPGQDNHDRRIAAFINRMKTKHAGMKLVGRAASNQDPSKAYQAVLSLAQANPNLGALFMPEANSALGAAQAKIESKKNIRVMCCDVNAKILDMIKAGDVFGAINPNQGMQGYMGMMMLFLAKNPSLIDPMNDAKRNGTNPMSVPFLDNGLSVVSKANADDFYWDKYLARRGTKGIGE; from the coding sequence ATGAGGCGAAATTTCCTGAAGTCCGCTGCGGCCGCCGGTATCGGCCTGGCCGGCACCAGCGCATTTGCGCAGTCCACCCCCACGGCCGCCGCCACCGGATTGCGCGGCAACGCCAGCGACGTGTACGTGATGAACGTGATGGTGTCGGGCGTCGAATACTGGTTTCCGGTCTACGAAATGATGAAGCAGCTCGGCCGCACGCTGGGCGTGCGCACGCGCTACACCGGCACGCCCGAGTACGACGTGAACAAGCAGCTGGCCTCGTTCGAGCAGGAACTCGCGCGCAAGCCCGCGGGCATCCTGCTGCACCCGATGAATCCCGATCCGTTCATCGAGCCGATCAACCGGGCGGTGGCCATGGGCATCCCGGTCGTGACCTTCGCGGCCGACTCGCCCAACTCCAAGCGCGCCTCGTTCGTCACCTCGGACAACGACCGCGAAGGCACGCAGGCGGCCGACGCGATTGCCGCGGCGCTGGGCGGCAAGGGCGAATACGCGGTGCTCGAGAACCCGGGCCAGGACAACCACGACCGCCGCATCGCGGCCTTCATCAACCGCATGAAGACCAAGCACGCGGGCATGAAGCTGGTGGGCCGCGCCGCCAGCAACCAGGACCCGAGCAAGGCCTACCAGGCGGTGCTGAGCCTGGCGCAGGCCAACCCGAACCTCGGCGCACTGTTCATGCCCGAAGCCAATTCGGCATTGGGTGCGGCGCAGGCCAAGATCGAATCGAAGAAGAACATCCGCGTGATGTGCTGCGACGTGAACGCCAAGATCCTCGACATGATCAAGGCCGGCGACGTGTTCGGTGCCATCAACCCCAACCAGGGCATGCAGGGCTACATGGGCATGATGATGCTGTTCCTGGCCAAGAACCCCTCGCTCATCGACCCGATGAACGACGCCAAGCGCAACGGCACCAATCCCATGTCGGTGCCGTTCCTGGACAACGGCCTGTCGGTGGTCAGCAAGGCCAACGCGGACGACTTCTACTGGGACAAGTACCTCGCGCGCCGCGGCACCAAGGGAATCGGCGAATGA
- a CDS encoding GntR family transcriptional regulator → MSTVLDRNSESPLWAQFRDTIRLQILQGVLPIGAKLPSEAELGEQFGISRIVVREALADLVRNNLIYKIKGRGAFVSARERDEDFVSTVLGFSDEMERKGRSVRTQILMQELRAPTAQEAASLGLADDTQVVALKRLRSVDGELRLLVETVVPADLAPGLHRARLEDRSLYDVLRRQYGLRLVRAERWIDAVLPDAETCKLLDLPQPEPLLRIESIAYGANGRPLEHYRALHRCKTSRLHVQTTT, encoded by the coding sequence ATGTCGACCGTGCTCGACCGCAACTCCGAATCGCCGCTGTGGGCGCAGTTTCGCGACACCATTCGCCTGCAGATCCTGCAAGGCGTGCTGCCCATCGGCGCCAAGCTGCCCTCGGAGGCGGAACTGGGCGAGCAGTTCGGCATTTCGCGCATCGTGGTGCGCGAGGCACTGGCCGACCTGGTGCGCAACAACCTCATCTACAAGATCAAGGGGCGCGGCGCCTTTGTGTCGGCACGCGAGCGCGACGAAGACTTTGTTTCCACCGTGCTGGGCTTCTCCGACGAGATGGAGCGCAAGGGCCGCTCGGTGCGCACGCAGATCCTCATGCAGGAACTGCGCGCGCCCACTGCGCAAGAGGCCGCGTCGCTGGGCCTGGCCGACGACACGCAGGTGGTGGCGCTCAAGCGCCTGCGCAGCGTGGACGGCGAGCTGCGCCTGCTGGTCGAAACCGTGGTGCCGGCCGACCTGGCCCCCGGGCTGCACCGCGCACGCCTGGAAGACCGTTCGCTGTACGACGTGCTGCGCCGGCAATACGGGCTGCGCCTGGTGCGCGCCGAGCGCTGGATCGATGCGGTGCTGCCCGATGCCGAAACCTGCAAGCTGCTCGACCTGCCGCAGCCCGAGCCGCTGCTGCGCATCGAGTCGATTGCCTACGGCGCCAACGGACGGCCGCTGGAACACTACCGCGCGCTGCACCGCTGCAAGACGAGCCGGCTGCACGTGCAGACGACGACCTGA